The DNA sequence TGGCCGTGCTATATGGTTGTGACGTATGGTGGAGGAGATGgggatttggattttggtggATGCAAATAGGTGAACAAGGATGGTAGCGGTGTTTCTACAGGCGTTGGGTGAGGTGGTCTGCGATGTCAATGTCCTCTGGCAGCGGCGCAGGTTGCCGGTGGTGATGGTCTGAAATTCCATGGAGAAAGCTATGGGGTGCCCTTAGCATTTCCTGATTGGGTGCCATTAGGCCTTCCATACCTTGGGCTAGTTGGACCAGGCTTGCTTTGGATGGTGATGTGGATGTCGTGGGCTCAGCCAGAATTGGAAAGGGAGTCTGCTACTCCTCTTCCGAAAACTATTTAATTTTGTTAGGTCGCAAATATCATAATCTCTGAGGGTTTTTTTATCTTGCTTCGGAGATTACTGATTTTTGTTTGGAAGAAAAGTGCGTGAACTGTCTAAAATGTGTGTGTACTGGGGGTATAGTGAgtcttgttcttgttttagaaTAGGAGTCTCATAGTACTCTGAGAAACTATTCTTTCTGTCGACTCTTTAGGGGTGTTTCATTTTTGTATtgcttgctgaatctatataatgggctaacctcatttgatcaaaaaaaaaaaaaactacttaagataaatatatattaaattttgaaattaagactaattaaggatttttttaaaaaaattgagaaatgggcATAGGCTAGCTACGCGCCTACGCCAATGGTTATCGTGCTTGTGGGTAATATAACATAAATACAATTTGAAATTGCCAATAAGGTACTTGCCAAATAGGGTTTCTGATAAGGTGTACCAAGTCTTATTCGTATCATTATATGTTtatctatatctatactattattattaagagaaaaaaaCTTGCTTTCTAAAACTGAAAAATTTGACGAATATAACCCtctaatattaaaaaactttagaAACTGAAATAACTAACAGGGACAATAAtgtcaatttaaaaaaatattaaaaaataaatatcttcaaataaaataaataatagttATTGTTGTAGAAAACTGTTTTGATTAAGAAACTACCCACTtccttacccaaaaaaaaaaaaaaaaacacctacaCACATAAAATGTGGGCACATGCTAGTTGTTAAATAATAGTTAACAAATTAAGGCTTAGTTTGGTATTGCTGTGAAAAAACTCAGTTGTAAAAAAACACAATTGTAAAAATAATTAGTTGTAAAATAAATTGGCTAAATGTTTGgtaaaatatatttataaaggTGTGATGATTAAAAAAAACCATATCaatgtgtttggtaaactaAATGAAATGTACTATGATTATATCTAAAGACTAAAATGTACATGATTCTGGAAAATTCTATTGATTCACTTTCACATtgcaaaatattttcttaatcctCACTTGGCAAGAAATTAGAAAATACAGACAAATATCGAcaattatatatacacatacatataatcTGCAGCTGCATCTGCAAATTGTATTTACCGTAGATTTGCAGCTGGTTTATCATATTTCTTACTGTATTCATTATCATTTTACATATATTGAGAACAAGTGTCCTAGGAGATCGACACCACACACTTGCAGAACAACCAAATTTCTACAAATATTCCTACCTATCATTGACGCAGGGATAGCTCTTCCCTGAAAAATATATAAGATCTCTTGGTAGAGATGAAATCCAATCGGTCACTCCTCCTTACAATATATCTCAAGGGTGAGATGAAACCCAATATATCGACTAGGATCAGGGAGGAAATTACAATTATAAATACAATTGATGAACCCTAGAAATAAAAGTCAGTTTTGAGATAGATATATAGGTAGACGAAGCGATCAGGATGTGGACACGCCAATTGTGAAATTTACTAGGGTAATTTAAGAATTCacaataattaattaaatcactatGCGTTCTCTAAACGTGGATATAAAAAAGCAACCCACTCCctgctttttatttttcctgGTTTTTAGCCGCGATTTCTCAAACCACTTATCAAAATTTAACCAAACAGAGTTAAAGAACAAAATGGTGAAAAAAAGCAGAAATTGCCTAGAAAACTCAATACCAAACGGGCCCTAAGAGTTTGTCTAATCGTGTCAAATGACTCAAGGACCGTCTCAACACTAATTCAACTCATTTTTGTTACTCGTCACCTTAACTACTCTCAAACGATAGTAAGAACATCTTGGTTTCGAATCTAATAAAAGCCTTTTCCAAGGTGCCACAAGCTTGCCGTACGACTAGGTAGGTAATATGCTCTCATTGGGGCTCTGTATTGGTTTCCCAGAATCATTCACTATAATGAGTGTCAGTGTGTACAAACTTTCAACTATAGATTCTACTCTTACATTTTACTGTTTTAGTATGACTTTTGTTGGTAAAATTAGAAGAAAGAAAGTATTGATATTACTTTGTACAAATGAGGTTTTCAGTTTTTCACTGAAGTTTGAAGAAAGCCATGAGAGGATCATACACATCTTGTTTAGCATTTTCACCCATGACAAAATCTGCATGAGCATAATCATCTATGTACTGAATCACAAGCTTATCTCCATCATGATCTTTGAGGCTGTTGAGCAATAGCTTCACATCTTGGACATCAGAAAGCGCATCTGCCCCTCCATAACCGAGGAAGAGAGGAATGTCATGCGGTATGCTCGCCATTTTGTACTCTGGAGGGGTGTCCTGACCGTAGTGTTGTTGGTTCTCCTCCTTGTCATTGTAGTCGAACATCGCAACTTTTCCATCTCTTATCACTGCACATTAACCACAGGACTCAATTTTGAGCAGAAGTCTTTCCAAGTTTCCAGTAGTGATGGTTTAACTGTGAATTGGATATTAGGAACACTTACTCTGAGCGAGGTGGATCATGTTTTTTATTGAAGTTGCCTGAGGCTCATGGTCTAGAAAAATGTCGGTAATGGATGAATTTAAGCAGCAATTCTGGCCTACAAGTTACCGAAACTTCCAAGTCAACAGACGATGTCTAGGTGTTAGTATTAGTAATTATGTATGAACATGTGTATTACCTGTGAAAGAGGTCATCAAGTTTGTGCAGTCAACGCCTGGTTTGGAGCAGATTTCCTTAAGAACTTGGACTATCATTGGTCTGAAAGTTTATGATTTAGTCAAATTACCAGAATTACTATGTGTCAATTGTTTCACATATAAGCAGCAAGTGTACAAGCACTGTTCTTACCCTTTTGGATCAAATTCTCTAAAACCTGATTTGTATAAATCCTGTTATAAGAAGATAATAAATCGTCAAAGACTATTGTTTCTACCGGATATGCTAATATAGATGGAAGGAATTACTCTAACCTCAGCAATGAAGTTTTCAGCAGCAGTTTTTGCAAGGGGTGAGGTTATCTGACCAACATGAGCAATTGGGCTAAGTAAGACAGCTGATCTCAACATGTTAACTAGCTGGTCTTCTGAAAAAGCACCAAGAGCAATCAAAGTTCCCTACAAAATAGTCCACATTCCGTTTCATGAAATTTGTATGGTATCTTCAAATAAATCCAGAAACATGCATACAAAAGTTGCAAAAAGACAGTTGTGAAATTCACCAGTGAATGTCCAACATAGTGAAGCTTCTGTCCTGCTTGATCATGCACATACTGGTATGCGGCTGGGAGGTCATAAGCGACCAATTCATCCCATGACCACTCCCAATAAGcctgaaaagaagagaaaaagttaTTCAACAACAAAATGGTGACAGCAAGAGCAGAGTTTGATAAAGATAATGATATGTAGTATTAGTAATTACCGGATCATCGGGGGTGAGTGATGTATGTCCAAGGCTATATTTGGTTCCACGGGTATTGGCAATCCACACCTCATACCCATTATCTGCCAAGATGAATGCCAAAGATTCGTCTGGAGGTAGTAGCAGCCATGTTATCCCATCCTGCCCACACACGCCATATAAACTGTTACATCTCAGTTCATACAAATGTACTACACTTAATGAAAATTTAACTTCCTGCAGTAGAATTACTCACCATAAGGAGTCCATGTTGTAGAAGAACCGGTACCTTATTCCCGGAGGTCTCCCCGGACTTACCAGCTGGAATTCTCTGCATACTGAGTATGTAGCCATCTTGTGTTGTTACCTATCAACCAAATGGCAAATGCAACCACTTAAGTTCAGTCCGCGTTTGCTAAACAAAAATCACAGCTCTTGACAAATTGAACTGAAGGGAAGGCACATACTGTATGTTCTTCACAAGGGTAGCCTTGTGATAGCACCATTGATGCACAGATACCATCACTACCAGATGGAGCCACTGCTGAAACCATGCTGTCTTCGAAAGAGAATAGCTTTGTTCTAGTACCAACTGCCAATCCCCAGAATAGAACAACTGCAGTAATAGAGGTAAGAATGTTTgccattttcatttgttataatAATGAAGGTTCTGCCATCTTTTATAGGTAGAGAAAAGCAgataaaaacaagaaaagggTATTGACATGAGGAGCTCTGTACTGGAATATCGTATACAACCTCCTTCAACAGATTGCTTGGTGGATTAAACTGTCTAGTTTAAACTAAGACATCTAATTGGGCCTACCTTTTCCTAATTAAAAATCATTAGAAAGTTACATCAACCTTGGATTTCGCCTCAGCCACGATTCCATATTTTAACAAGTATATCATGGATTGTTTCAAACAAGCTAGTGATCCAGGGAGGCAAGCCAAAAACATGTTCATTCCAGAGAACTATGCTTTGTCTGTACTTCGCTAGTATGTTTCTTTTGTCTCATTACTAACAGATACATACCGCCAATGCAAGCAGAGAAAGCTAAGGCCATCACCCCGGTTTGGCAAAGAAGAGTTACTAGATTTATGAAGATATTATTAgctcatgaaaaagaaaatcaaaagtccTCGCTTGGCACTAATAAGACCTTTTGTTCTACGTCTTTTGCAGGCCGATCAGGGTCGCATTCATGTTAATAAGCAATGACAGAGTTCAAGAGAACCGGTTAACTTTATGTGTTCGAGTCCAGAATCATTATGCTCTTAAGACCAAATATGTGAATTTTGAGAAAAGCGAAAGTAGAGCCTATGTGTCACTTAAGGTAGCCTATttggttcttttttatttcatatCATGGTGAAATTAATGTTCTTACattttcatgttattttatgATTAGGATTATGACTTTAATTATAATTAGAAATATAatttggattataatttgacTCTAATTTTGATTGTAATTAGCTTTAATTACCATGTATATTTAGGGAAATCCTGTGCGAGACTATCAAAAGTTGTCGTCCTTGCAAGAGTCTAGCTCTCACATCTTCACTAACTTGCAATTAACAAATGAACCTTAAATTGTGGTAGAAATCATATCTCAAAACTTTAATTGTCTCTATTATTacattttggtataaattttGTTGGtaaaaagataagaaaagaaaagaagtattGGCATTACTAGTAATGCTGTCACTGAAGTTTAAAGAATGCCATGAGAGGATCATATACATCTCGCTTAGCAGTTTCACCCATGACAAAATCAGCATGAGCATAATCATCTCTGTACTGAACCACAAGCTTATCTCCATCATGATCTTTGAGGCTGTTGAGCAATAGCTTTACATCTTGGACATCAGAAAGCGCATCTGCCCCTCCGTAACTGAGGAAGAGAGGAAGGTCATGCGGAATGCTTGCCATTTTGTACTCTGGAGGAGTGTCCTGCCTGTAATGTTTTTGGTTCTTATCCTTGTCAATGTAGTCAAACATCGCAACTTTTCCGTCTCTTATCACTGCCCAGAAACTGTAGGATTCAATATGGAGAACAGTGTTTCTCAGTGGTGATTTCATTGTGAACGGGAAATTAGAAAGACTTACTCTGAGAGATATGGATCATGTTTTTAGTTGCAGATGCCTGAGGCTCATGAGCTAGAAAGACTTGTACAATAGATGGATTTAAGCAGCAATTCTGGCCTACAAGTTAACATAAATTCCAAGTCAACAGACGATGTTTTAAGTGCTAGTATTAGTAGGAATCTAGAAATGTAGGGACATACCGGTGAAAGACGTCAAGAGGTTTGTGCAGTCAACGCCTGATTTCGCACATGATGCATTAAGAACTTTGATTATTGCCTCTCTATTAACAAAGAACATAGTTACTATCTGTGAATTGTTTTCAAGAATTTAATGAACAAGTGAACAAGCATTGTTCTTACAATCGTGGATTAAATTCTCTATAACCTGCCTTGTATAAAGCCTGTTATAAGAAGACAATAGATTGTCAAAGACTATGGTTCTGTCGGACAAACTAAAAGAGATAGAAAAAGGAATTGCACTCACCTCAGCAATAAAGTTTTCAGCAGCAGCTCTTGCAAGGGGTGAGGTCATCTGACCAACATGAGCAATTGGGCTAAGTAAGACAGCTGATCTCAACATGTTCACTAGCTGGTCTTTTGAAAAAGCACCAAGAGCAATCAAAGTTCCCTATAAAATAATTCCTCACTCCCCATCACTTAAGATGCCTACATTATATCTTCAAATAAATCACAGGAGTAGCAAAACTGCATAATTGTAAAATTCACCAGTGAATGTCCAACATAATGAATCTTCTGTCCTGCTTGGTTATGCACATATTGGTATGTGGCCGGGAGGTCATAAACCACCAATTCATCCCATGACCATTCCCAATAAGCCTGGAAAAGAGCAAAAATTATTAAACAAAATGGTGACAACAAGAGCAGATTTGATCAGGAGAATGACATGTATTTACCGGATCATCGGGTGTGAGTGATGTATGGCCGAGGCTATATTGGGTTCCACGGGTATTGGCAATCCACACCTCATACCCATTATCCGCCAAGAGGAATGCCAAAGCTTGGTCTGGAGGTAGGAGCAGCCATGTTATCCCATCCTGCCCACAACACACCATATAAACTGTTACATCTCAGTTCATACTAATTTTACTGAACTTACAGAAAACTCAACTTCCTGCAACAGAAGTACTCACCATGAGGAGTCCATGTTGTAGAAGAACCGGTATCTTGTTTCCTGATGTCTCCCCAGACTTCCCCCCTGGAATTCTCTGCATACTGAGTATATAGCCATCTTCTGTCGTCACCTGTAAACCAAATGCAACTAATTAATATCCCTCAACGTCTACTAAAAGTGATTCGCAACTCATTGATAAATTGAACAGAAAGAAAGCAGCACAGACTGTgtgttcttcacaaggatagcCTTGTGCTTCCACCATTGATGCACAAATGCCATCACTACCAGATGGAGCCAACGCCGAAACAGCAATCCCATCTTCTTCAGAGAACAGCTTTGTTCGAGTTGCAACTGCCAACCC is a window from the Rosa chinensis cultivar Old Blush chromosome 2, RchiOBHm-V2, whole genome shotgun sequence genome containing:
- the LOC112190690 gene encoding triacylglycerol lipase 2, producing the protein MVSAVAPSGSDGICASMVLSQGYPCEEHTVTTQDGYILSMQRIPAGKSGETSGNKVPVLLQHGLLMDGITWLLLPPDESLAFILADNGYEVWIANTRGTKYSLGHTSLTPDDPAYWEWSWDELVAYDLPAAYQYVHDQAGQKLHYVGHSLGTLIALGAFSEDQLVNMLRSAVLLSPIAHVGQITSPLAKTAAENFIAEDLYKSGFREFDPKGPMIVQVLKEICSKPGVDCTNLMTSFTGQNCCLNSSITDIFLDHEPQATSIKNMIHLAQMIRDGKVAMFDYNDKEENQQHYGQDTPPEYKMASIPHDIPLFLGYGGADALSDVQDVKLLLNSLKDHDGDKLVIQYIDDYAHADFVMGENAKQDVYDPLMAFFKLQ
- the LOC112188764 gene encoding triacylglycerol lipase 2 isoform X1 codes for the protein MKMANIGTPIIVVVLFWGLAVATRTKLFSEEDGIAVSALAPSGSDGICASMVEAQGYPCEEHTVTTEDGYILSMQRIPGGKSGETSGNKIPVLLQHGLLMDGITWLLLPPDQALAFLLADNGYEVWIANTRGTQYSLGHTSLTPDDPAYWEWSWDELVVYDLPATYQYVHNQAGQKIHYVGHSLGTLIALGAFSKDQLVNMLRSAVLLSPIAHVGQMTSPLARAAAENFIAEALYKAGYREFNPRLEAIIKVLNASCAKSGVDCTNLLTSFTGQNCCLNPSIVQVFLAHEPQASATKNMIHISQMIRDGKVAMFDYIDKDKNQKHYRQDTPPEYKMASIPHDLPLFLSYGGADALSDVQDVKLLLNSLKDHDGDKLVVQYRDDYAHADFVMGETAKRDVYDPLMAFFKLQ
- the LOC112188764 gene encoding triacylglycerol lipase 2 isoform X2, whose amino-acid sequence is MGLLFRRWLHLVTTEDGYILSMQRIPGGKSGETSGNKIPVLLQHGLLMDGITWLLLPPDQALAFLLADNGYEVWIANTRGTQYSLGHTSLTPDDPAYWEWSWDELVVYDLPATYQYVHNQAGQKIHYVGHSLGTLIALGAFSKDQLVNMLRSAVLLSPIAHVGQMTSPLARAAAENFIAEALYKAGYREFNPRLEAIIKVLNASCAKSGVDCTNLLTSFTGQNCCLNPSIVQVFLAHEPQASATKNMIHISQMIRDGKVAMFDYIDKDKNQKHYRQDTPPEYKMASIPHDLPLFLSYGGADALSDVQDVKLLLNSLKDHDGDKLVVQYRDDYAHADFVMGETAKRDVYDPLMAFFKLQ